A region of Candidatus Dormiibacterota bacterium DNA encodes the following proteins:
- a CDS encoding MEDS domain-containing protein, producing MHDELERHEDGVREFEPWDRVVADAAPCDHIVQLYQDQDFLNRAVCRFAGAALANGEGIILVPTLTHWNAFRPRLEAEGVDVEAARERGQLTVVDADAFLPRFMRDAMPDSPVFLGLAADAIGQARAGGRYPKVRWWGEMVNVLWERGDVAASMALEDLFDQLGKKLDVALFCSFLMDNFNGEVHTHMLPRLGTNHSHLIPVEDYARLERAVAVALRETVGPDEARVLENQLLSDYRQPLNMPRAQALLLALRQVLPAVADPVLQRSRNLYRASGAAR from the coding sequence ATGCACGATGAGCTTGAACGTCACGAGGACGGCGTGAGGGAATTCGAGCCCTGGGATCGAGTGGTGGCAGACGCCGCGCCATGCGATCACATCGTGCAGCTCTATCAAGATCAGGATTTTCTCAACCGCGCCGTCTGTCGGTTCGCCGGCGCTGCTCTGGCGAACGGAGAGGGCATCATTCTGGTGCCGACGCTCACCCACTGGAACGCCTTTCGCCCACGCCTGGAGGCCGAAGGCGTGGATGTGGAAGCGGCACGCGAACGAGGACAACTGACGGTGGTCGACGCCGACGCATTTCTGCCTCGCTTCATGCGGGACGCCATGCCGGATTCACCCGTATTCCTCGGCCTCGCCGCGGATGCCATCGGACAGGCGCGCGCTGGAGGCCGCTACCCGAAGGTGCGTTGGTGGGGAGAAATGGTCAATGTTCTGTGGGAGCGTGGGGACGTTGCCGCCAGCATGGCTCTCGAGGACTTGTTCGATCAGCTCGGCAAAAAGCTTGACGTCGCGCTCTTCTGTTCGTTCCTGATGGACAACTTCAACGGTGAAGTTCATACACACATGCTGCCCAGGTTGGGTACGAACCACTCTCACCTCATTCCAGTGGAGGACTACGCTCGGCTGGAACGCGCCGTGGCGGTTGCGCTCCGGGAGACGGTCGGCCCGGACGAAGCCCGTGTCCTTGAAAACCAGCTACTCTCCGACTATCGGCAGCCACTGAACATGCCTCGCGCCCAGGCGTTGCTGCTGGCGTTGCGCCAGGTGCTTCCGGCAGTTGCCGATCCCGTCCTGCAACGGAGCCGCAATCTGTATCGCGCTTCAGGGGCCGCCCGATGA